A single window of Carassius gibelio isolate Cgi1373 ecotype wild population from Czech Republic chromosome A19, carGib1.2-hapl.c, whole genome shotgun sequence DNA harbors:
- the LOC127935806 gene encoding G1/S-specific cyclin-E2, with product MARRSECQQARSVNGNTRKIARVKKECNKRRKSIKKLNDSQKLRQQNDLNGVNEVVSTSSDQAPDAQPSPLPTLSWGISEDVWMKMLSKEIKYKHSKSSLDRHPSLQPKMRAMLLDWLMEVCEAYTLHRQTFYLAQDFFDRYMSSQSDVQKDQLQLIGITALFISSKIEEIYPPKITELAYVSDGACLEEEILQMELIMLKVLNWELCPETVVSWMKLYIQMASLYDVTNLLVPQFPQETYIQITQLLDLCILDISSLDFKYGVLAAAALCHFMSADVVRKVSGLKWEAIETCVNWMAPFVETMMRYESAQLKVFGQVPSEDRHNIQTHVDYLCMLKEAQEKQSGSLEPFFPPTPPSSAEKTS from the exons ATGGCCAGAAGAAG TGAATGCCAGCAAGCAAGATCTGTCAATGGAAACACACGCAAGATAGCAAGAGTAAAGAAAGAG tgcAACAAGAggagaaaatcaataaaaaagttgAATGACTCTCAG aaaTTACGGCAGCAGAATGATCTGAACGGCGTGAATGAAGTTGTATCCACCTCGTCTGATCAAGCTCCAGATGCACAGCCATCTCCACTCCCAACACTTAG TTGGGGCATCTCAGAGGACGTCTGGATGAAAATGCTGAGTAAAGAGATAAAGTACAAACACAGCAAGAGCAGTTTAGACAGACACCCATCACTGCAGCCCAAAATGAGAGCCATGCTCCTCGACTGGCTCATGGAG gtGTGTGAAGCATACACACTTCACAGACAGACCTTCTACCTGGCGCAGGACTTCTTTGACAGGTACATGTCGTCCCAAAGTGACGTGCAGAAGGATCAGCTGCAGCTCATAGGGATCACTGCTCTGTTCATCTCCTCCAAAATAGAG GAAATATATCCTCCAAAAATCACTGAGCTGGCTTACGTGTCTGACGGAGCCTGTCTGGAGGAGGAGATCCTGCAGATGGAGCTCATCATGTTGAAG GTGTTAAACTGGGAGCTTTGTCCAGAGACTGTGGTCTCGTGGATGAAGCTCTACATTCAGATGGCTTCACTGTACGACGTCACCAATCTGTTAGTGCCTCAGTTTCCTCAGGAAACATACATACAGATCACACAG ctcTTGGATTTGTGCATCCTTGatatcagctctttggactttAAATATGGCGTCTTAGCAGCAGCCGCTTTATGCCACTTCATGTCAGCCGATGTTGTCCGAAAAGTATCGG GGCTGAAGTGGGAGGCCATTGAGACCTGTGTGAACTGGATGGCTCCTTTCGTGGAGACCATGATGCGTTATGAGAGCGCACAGCTGAAAGTATTTGGCCAAGTGCCGTCTGAGGACAGACACAACATTCAGACACACGTGGACTACCTCTGCATGCTG AAAGAGGCTCAGGAGAAACAGTCAGGAAGTCTGGAGCCCTTCTTCCCACCAACACCACCCAGCAGCGCTGAGAAAAC